The DNA sequence ctctctctctgtctctctctccctctctctctctgtctctctctctctccctctgtctctgtctctctctccctctctctgtcccctctctctctgtccctctctctgtctctctctctctctgtctctctctctctctctgtctctctctctctctctctctgtctctctcgctctctctctgtctgtctctctctctctctgtcttctctctctctctctctgtctctctctctctctgtctctctctctctctgtctctctctctctctgtctctctctgttctctctctctctctctctgtctctctctctctgtctctctccttctctctctgtctctctctctctctgtctctctctgtctctctctctctcttctgtctctctctccctctctgtctctctctctgtctctctctctgtctctctctctctctctgtctctctctctctgtctctctctctctgtctctctctgtctctctctctgtctctctcactctctctctcactgtgtctctctctctctgtgtctctctctctgtctctctctgtctctctctctgtctctctctctgtctctctctctgtctctctctctctctctctgtcgctctctcactgtgtctctctcactgtgtctctctcactgtgtctctctctctgtctctctctctctctctgtctctctctctgtctctgtctgtctctctctctgtctctctctctctctgtctctctctcactgtgtctctccctctctgtctctgtctctctctctctgtctctctctctgtctctctctcactgtgtgtctctctctctgtttctctctcactgtgtctctccctctctgtgtgtctctctctctgtgtctctctctctgtctctctctctctctgtctctctctctctgtctctctctctctgtctctctctctctctgtctctctctctctctctctccgtgtgtctgtctctctctgtgtgtctctctctctgtctctctctctctgtctctctctcactgtgtctctccctctctgtgtctgtctctctctctctctgtctctctctctctctctgtctctctctctctctgtctctctctctctgtctgtgtctgtctctctctgtgtgtctctctctctgtctctctctctgtctctctctctctctgtctctctctctctctctctgtgtctgtctctctctgtgtctctctctctctgtctctctctctctctctctgtgtctgtctctctctgtgtctctctctctctgtctctctctctctgtctctctctctctctgtctctctctctctctgtctctctctctctgtctctctctctgtctctctctctctctctgtctctctctcactgtgtctctccctctctgtgtctctctctctctgtctctctctgtctctctctctgtctctctctctgtctctctctcagtattcagACCTCTGCACCATAACCTCAGCGACCAGGATGAAGTGTTGTTCTCCCGCTATCCCAGAAAATGCAGGAATTCGCTCTGCGGCCTTTGTTCTGGACAATCTTCTGATTGATTTTCGGAATGTAACTGGTGGGAAGGAGCTGACCTACCAGAGAAACCCCTCTCTCCGAAAACTCAACCACAAAGACCCCTCCTCACCCTACACATACAAACAGGGGAACGTCATCATTGTCGAGGTAAGATTCTCgagagcggctgaatggcctcctcctgttcctgtgtaacaggctggagggagaggggctgaatggcctcctcctgttcctgtgtaacaggctggagggagaggggttgaatggcctcctcctgttccagtgtgacaggctggagggagaggggctgaatggcctcctcctgttcctgtgtaacaggctggagggagaggggctgaatggcctcctcctgttccagtgtaacaggctggagggagaggggctgaatggcctcctcctgttccagtgtaacaggctggagggagaggggctgaatggcctcctcctgttcctgtgtaacaggctcgagagagagaggggctgaatggcctcctcctgttccagtgtgacaggctggagggagaggggctgaatggcctcctcctgttcctgtgtaacaggctggagggagaggggctgaatggcctcctcctgttccagtgtaacaggctggagggagaggggctgaatggcctcctcctgttcctgtgtaacaggctcgagagagagagaggggctgaatagcctcctcctgttcctgtgtaacaggctggaggggctgaatggcctcctcctgttcctgtgtaacaggctggaggggctgaatggcctcctcagggTGTGTTGTTGCGGGGTTCTCTCTGGAGGGTTTGTAACCTCACTATCCTGTCCTCCCTCTCAGGGTGTGTTGTTGAGGGGTTCTCTCTGGAGGGTTTGTAACCTCACTATCCTGTCCTCCCTCTCAGGGTGTGTTGTTGCGGGGTTCTCTCTGGAGGGTTTGTAACCTCACTATCCTGTCCTCCCTCTCAGGGTGTGTTGTTGAGGGGTTCTCTCTGGAGGGTTTGTAACCTCACTATCCTGTCCTCCCTCTCAGGGTGACAATCTGAACCAGGCGATGAATATGGAGGAGGTGATCGCTCTGATTGGTGACCAGAAGTGTGTGCTGAAAACTCTGACCAATCACAATCTGTACTGCATCCCCCCGAAATCTCAGCCCAAAGCCTCGGGGAAAGGAGACCTTTCGCAGTTCACCGTGAGTTCCCAGATTAAATCACCccacttctctctgtctctttctgtttctctctctgtctccctctctctgtctccctctctctctctctcttctctctctctgtctttctctctctctgtctttctctctctctgtctttctctctgtctctctctctctctgtctttctctctgtctctttctctgtctctctctctctgtctctctctctctctctctgtctctctctctctgcctctctctctctgtctctctctctctctctctctctatctctgtctctctctctctgtttctctctctctttcgctctctgtctctctctctctgcctctctctctctgtctctctctctctctttctctctctctctctctctatctctgtctctctctctctgtttctctctctctctctctgtctcccgctctctatctccctctctgtctccctctctctgtctctctttgtctctctctctctctctgtctctcaccatcacccccacctggaggttccccctctgagtcattcaccatcccgacttggaaatatatcggaagttccttcactgtcgctgggagggagagaggaggaggggagggggaggagaggaggggagggacagtgacagacagacagtgagcgagagagagagacagacggacagacagacagatagagagagagagacagacagacagacagatggagtgtgagaaagaggcgatggcctagaggtattatcactcgactgttaatccagaaactgagcgaatgttctggggacccgggttcgaatcccgccacggcagggagtggaatttgaactcgataaaaaatatctggaattaggaatctactgatgacccattgttgattatcggaaaaacccaactggttcctttagggaaggaaatctgccgtccttacccggtctggcctacatgtgactccagagccacagcaatgtggttgatgctcaactgccctccaagggcaactagggatgggcaataaatgctgggcccggccagcgacacccatgtcccaggaattaatgAAAATAAACATTAGATTGATTGAGAGAGTcaatccatgattatcctcaacaccggtgccccataaggctgtgttctcagccccctgctatactccttatacacctatcactgtgcggccaaattcccctccaattcaattttcaagtttgctgacgacaccaccgtagtgggtcggatctcaaacaatgacgagacagagtacaggaatgagatagagaatctggtgaactggtgcggcaacaataatctctccctcaatgtcaacaaaacgaaggagattgtcatcgacttcaggaagcgtaaaggagaacatgtccctgtctacatcaacggggacgaagtagaaagggtcgagagcttcaagtttttaggtgtccagatcaccaacaacctgtcctggtccccccatgctgacactatagttaagaaaacccaccaacgcctctactttctcagaagactaaggaaatttgccatgtcagccacgactctcaccaacttttacagatgctccatagaaagcattctttctgggtgtatcacagcttggtctgggctcctgctctgcccaagaccgcaaggaactacaaaaggtcgtgaatgaagcccagtccatcactcaaaccagcctcccatccattgactctgtctacacttcccgctgcctcgggaaaagcagccaacataattaaggaccccacgcaccccggacattctctcttccaccttcttccgttgggaaaaagatacaaaagtctgaggtcacgtaccgaccgactcaagaacagcttcttccctgctgctgtcagacttttgaatggacctacctcgcattaagttgatctttctctataccctagctatgactggaacactacattctgcaccctctcctttccttctcccctatgtactctatgtatggtatgctttgtatagcatgcaagaaacaatacttttcattgtatcccaacacatgacaCAATAAGAAATCTTGGAATAAATGTGTCTTTAGATTTTTCTAATAGTTTCCTTCTGCTCCCAGGTGCAGATGGGAAACCTGAGGTTTGATCTGGGTCCGGTTCGTTACGACACAGAGGGACAAGCGATCTTCACCCTGCACACGAAGATCGGCCTGGTGGTTGGGGCGGTGCTCTTGGTGCTACTCGTGGCAATCATCATTCTCGTTTACAGGTACTGACCTCAGCATGACCCAgataccaccccccacccccggccccccaACCCGGCCGTACCACCAACATCCCCgacctgtatcgaaccccgtgctgtacctgtcctgggagtgtttgatggggacagtgtagagggagctttactctgtatctaaccccgtgctgtatctgtcctgggagtgtttgatggggacagtgtagagggagctttactctgtatctaaccccgtgctgtacctgtcctgggagtgtttgatgggggatagtgtagagggagctttactctgtatctaaccccgtgctgtacctgtcctgggagtgtttgatggggacagtgtagagggagctttactctgtatctaaccccgtgctgtacctatcctgggagtgtttgatggagacagtgtagagggacctttactctgtatctaaccccgtgctgtacctgtcctgggagtgtttgatgggggacagtgtagagggagctttactctgtatctaaccccgtgctgtaactgtcctgggagtgtttgatggggacagtgtagagggagctttactctgtatctaaccccgtgctgtacctgtcctgggagtgtttgatgagggacagtgtagagggagctttactctttacctgtcctgggagtgtttgatatgggacagtgtagagggagctttactctgtatctaaccccgtgctgtacctgtcctgggagtgtttgatggggacagtgtagagggagctttactctgtatctaaccccgtgctgtacctgtcctgggagtgtttgatgggggacagtgtagagggagctttactcggtatctaaccccgtgctgtacctgtcctgggagtgtttgatgggggacagtgtagagggaactttactctgtatcgaaccccgtgctgtacctgtcctgggagtgtttgatgggggacagtgtagagggagctttactctgtatctaaccccatgctgtacctgtcctgggagtgtttgatgggggacagtgtagagggagctttactctgtatctaaccccgtgctgtacctgtcctgggagtgtttgatgggggacagtgcagagggagctttactctgtatctaaccccgtgctgtacctgtcctgggagtgtttgatggggacagtgtagagggagctttactctgtatctaaccccgtgctgtacctgtcctgggagtgtttgatgggggacagtgcagagggagctttactctgtatctaaccccgtgctgttcctgtcctgggagtgtttgatgggggacagtgtagagggagctttactctgtatctaaccccgtgctgtacctgtcctgggagtgtttgatggggacagtgtagagggagctttactctgtatctaaccccgtgctgtacctgtcctgggagtgtttgatgggggacagtgtagagggagctttactctgtatcgaa is a window from the Mustelus asterias unplaced genomic scaffold, sMusAst1.hap1.1 HAP1_SCAFFOLD_3460, whole genome shotgun sequence genome containing:
- the LOC144490584 gene encoding plexin-B1-like codes for the protein MKCCSPAIPENAGIRSAAFVLDNLLIDFRNVTGGKELTYQRNPSLRKLNHKDPSSPYTYKQGNVIIVEGDNLNQAMNMEEVIALIGDQKCVLKTLTNHNLYCIPPKSQPKASGKGDLSQFTVQMGNLRFDLGPVRYDTEGQAIFTLHTKIGLVVGAVLLVLLVAIIILVYRRKSQKAVRDYKKVLVQLVNLETRVGDQCRKEFTDLMTEMNDLTGDLEGTRIPFLEYRSFAERIFFPGHKESPLRRDLGLSELRRHTVEQGLNQLANLLNNKVFLIRLIQTLEDQRTFSHRDRGYVASLLTVALHGKLEYVTDIMKTLLSTLIDQYVAKNPKLMLR